One window from the genome of Cyclobacterium amurskyense encodes:
- a CDS encoding bifunctional riboflavin kinase/FAD synthetase, with protein MKIYKSLDDFPDIQKPVVTIGSFDGVHLGHQKILKRLKNIAKSINGETVLVSFWPHPRMVLFPESHGIKLLYSFNEKVALLESFGIDHLLSIPFTMEFSKMESKDFIEKILVEKIKTKKLVIGYDHRFGRGREGSFAHLHAEQGRYNFELEEIPRKDIDNIGISSTKIRKALETGNIVLANEFLGRPYNLQGEVIEGDKIGRTIGFPTANIKLEEKNKLVPMDGAYIVRVLIEDKAYEGMLNIGIRPTISGERRNIEVNILDFDQDIYGKIINMELLAFLRSEKKFENLNALKKQLNIDQEQVVDFFSATNKKSND; from the coding sequence ATGAAAATTTATAAATCTCTTGATGATTTCCCTGACATTCAAAAACCTGTAGTTACGATTGGCTCTTTTGATGGTGTGCACCTTGGCCACCAAAAAATACTCAAAAGACTTAAAAACATTGCCAAATCCATAAATGGAGAAACCGTATTGGTCTCCTTTTGGCCCCATCCGAGAATGGTATTGTTTCCTGAATCGCATGGAATAAAATTGCTTTATAGCTTTAATGAAAAAGTAGCACTTTTAGAAAGTTTTGGCATTGATCACCTATTAAGTATTCCATTTACGATGGAGTTTTCTAAAATGGAATCTAAAGATTTTATTGAGAAAATATTAGTAGAGAAAATCAAAACCAAGAAGCTGGTCATAGGCTACGACCATCGATTTGGCAGAGGCAGAGAAGGCAGTTTTGCCCACCTACATGCAGAACAAGGTCGGTATAATTTTGAACTTGAGGAAATCCCCAGAAAGGACATAGATAATATAGGCATAAGTAGCACCAAAATCAGAAAAGCACTCGAAACGGGAAATATCGTTTTAGCCAATGAATTTCTTGGCAGACCTTACAACTTACAGGGAGAAGTTATAGAAGGTGATAAAATTGGTAGAACTATAGGCTTCCCTACAGCCAATATTAAACTTGAAGAAAAGAATAAACTGGTACCAATGGATGGGGCATATATTGTAAGGGTTTTGATAGAAGACAAAGCCTACGAAGGTATGCTCAATATAGGCATTCGTCCAACTATCTCTGGCGAACGAAGAAATATTGAAGTAAATATTTTGGACTTTGATCAAGACATTTACGGTAAAATCATTAACATGGAGTTATTAGCATTCCTACGTTCTGAGAAAAAATTTGAGAACCTCAATGCCTTAAAAAAGCAATTGAATATAGACCAAGAACAGGTAGTAGATTTCTTTTCTGCAACAAACAAGAAGTCTAATGATTGA
- a CDS encoding CoA transferase subunit A, translated as MIDKTVKDAHEAVSDIENGAVILIGGFGLCGIPEASINALLKTKLKGLTCISNNAGVDDFGVGLLIKQHMLRKLISSYVGENLEFEKQFKAGTLELELIPQGTLAERIRAGGAGIPAFYTPAGVGTHLAEGKEVREFDERLFLLERWIKADFALIKAWKGDTAGNLIYKGTARNFNPLMATAGKITIAEVEELVPVGELDPNQIHTPGIYVQRIFQGDNYEKRIENQTVRK; from the coding sequence ATGATTGATAAAACTGTAAAAGATGCACATGAAGCAGTCTCTGATATAGAAAATGGAGCTGTTATACTTATTGGTGGTTTTGGACTTTGTGGCATACCTGAAGCCAGTATCAATGCATTGCTAAAGACAAAGCTTAAAGGCCTGACCTGCATTTCCAATAACGCGGGAGTTGATGATTTTGGAGTAGGTTTACTCATCAAACAACATATGCTTAGAAAGTTAATCTCAAGCTATGTAGGGGAAAATTTAGAGTTTGAAAAACAATTCAAAGCCGGAACCCTGGAATTAGAATTGATACCTCAAGGGACGCTTGCGGAACGGATAAGAGCTGGTGGTGCTGGCATACCTGCCTTCTATACCCCGGCTGGGGTTGGCACACATTTAGCTGAAGGCAAAGAAGTAAGAGAGTTTGACGAACGTTTATTTTTATTGGAACGTTGGATAAAAGCTGATTTTGCACTTATTAAAGCCTGGAAAGGTGACACTGCCGGAAATCTGATTTATAAAGGAACAGCCAGAAACTTTAATCCATTGATGGCCACCGCAGGTAAAATCACTATCGCTGAAGTGGAAGAACTGGTACCGGTGGGAGAGTTAGACCCCAACCAAATTCATACGCCTGGAATATATGTGCAGCGCATTTTTCAAGGTGACAATTATGAAAAAAGAATAGAAAATCAAACCGTTAGAAAATAA
- a CDS encoding 3-oxoacid CoA-transferase subunit B, which yields MLSKKQIAQRIASEIKDGQYIYLGIGIPTLIANYLPEQLQVVFQSENGLLGIGPYPETENMDPDIINASKETISMVKGSSLFDSAEAFAMIRGGHIDLSILGALEVSENGDISNWKISSGLVKGVGGALDLVASEAKLYVAMHHCHKDGSSKLLKHCEMPITGIRCVQKIFTDLGVFTILPEGGFKLCERAPGVSIEEIKAKTEGRLVIKGDIKEMELFDRD from the coding sequence ATGCTAAGCAAGAAACAAATAGCTCAGAGAATCGCCAGTGAGATCAAAGACGGTCAATACATATATCTAGGCATTGGCATCCCTACTTTAATTGCCAATTATCTTCCGGAACAGCTACAGGTTGTGTTTCAGTCGGAAAATGGACTTTTGGGAATAGGCCCATATCCGGAAACGGAAAATATGGATCCCGATATAATCAATGCAAGCAAAGAAACCATAAGTATGGTCAAGGGCTCCTCTTTGTTTGATTCTGCAGAAGCTTTTGCCATGATCAGAGGAGGGCATATTGACCTTTCCATTTTAGGTGCATTGGAAGTATCAGAAAATGGAGACATAAGTAACTGGAAAATCTCATCCGGGCTTGTAAAAGGTGTTGGAGGGGCATTGGATCTGGTAGCTTCTGAAGCTAAACTTTATGTAGCCATGCATCATTGTCATAAAGATGGTAGTTCCAAATTGCTCAAACATTGTGAGATGCCTATTACGGGAATTAGATGCGTTCAAAAGATTTTCACAGACCTTGGTGTATTCACTATACTTCCTGAAGGTGGTTTTAAACTCTGTGAAAGAGCTCCTGGCGTCAGTATTGAAGAAATAAAAGCAAAAACCGAAGGAAGACTTGTAATAAAGGGAGATATAAAGGAAATGGAATTGTTTGATAGGGATTAG
- the gldC gene encoding gliding motility protein GldC, translated as MKKSEIKFTVSLDDDNLPKSIEWDATDKEAEGAESTRSISLNVWDTLNQSTLRIDLWTSEMSVAEMKRFYIDILGGMGQNILNSTGDEYYSEEIKALCDRLVKHVNEENEKKQ; from the coding sequence ATGAAAAAATCTGAAATCAAATTTACTGTTTCCCTGGACGATGATAATCTGCCAAAAAGTATAGAATGGGATGCTACTGACAAAGAAGCCGAAGGGGCTGAATCTACCAGAAGCATAAGTTTGAATGTTTGGGATACGCTTAACCAAAGTACCTTAAGAATCGATCTTTGGACTTCAGAAATGTCAGTTGCAGAAATGAAAAGATTTTATATTGATATTTTAGGTGGTATGGGACAAAACATATTGAACAGCACAGGAGACGAATACTATTCTGAAGAGATAAAAGCCCTTTGTGACCGTTTAGTAAAACATGTCAACGAGGAAAACGAAAAAAAGCAATAA
- a CDS encoding TonB-dependent receptor: MKTNRQQKGFHYNILLIGLFLLPLTPLLAQQATTITGTVKDMDTNETLIGVNILVKGKVSGTITDVKGNFSITVGSPPPITLIFSMVGFTSQEITITSPNPSPLEVILSEQTFLGQEVVVSASRVEESILQSPVSIEKMDILDIREAPGDSYYKGIANLKGVDITSSSINFQILNARGFNSTGNTRFVQLTDGMDTQAPSLNFPIGNLNGPSELDVESIEFIPGASSALYGPNAFNGILLVNSKNPFDYQGLSAYFKQGINHINTNPEEPGSPQPMYEGAIRYAKAFNNKWAFKISASMMKAVDWYGTNSTDLNSIAQGDLPFNPGANQVHTFGDEVSNNIGLLRNVSAIQEQANLLGIGTYIGSIPDQVVSRTGYPEKTLVDYGARNYKLNGALHYRISDNAEIFYSLNYGSGTSIYTGAQRYSLNEFFITQHKLELKGDNYFVRSYTTRDNSGKSYISDLNGILINDTWKDNSTWYGEYTLNYLGALANQQVVPGQLGTTAQQAAAHQFARQQADQGRYLPGSAEFNNTAADISGDFIPSGSLFYDRSRMYLTEGQYDFKNEIDFLDLQVGAAYRVYDLRSNGTIFADYEGNDITISEIGSYAQASKRLLQEKLRLMGSLRYDKNENFDGQFSPRMAAVFTEKNHNFRLSYQTGFRMPSTQAQHIDLNVISARLISGLPYYRDKYKIYENGYSLASVQEYTAAVAQGASPVGASATGLLEPVTSLPALSPEKVKAIEIGYKGLLTDNRLLIDFAYYYNRYNNFISQTAIRKAPGPVYPGADPSSDEGAINAINAPSLLTPVTTPGQENTFQSYTNIVDREVRAHGLVLGVNYNLPSNYTISSNYNYNKLLTEFEAGYLSEFNTPEHKVNIVFGNRKLTDKLGFNLAYRYQTSFRWESSFARGTVPEVHNLDAQVSYKVKSMKSILKLGGSNVLNNRYFLNFGGPTTGAIFYLSITFDELLN; this comes from the coding sequence ATGAAAACTAACCGACAACAAAAGGGTTTCCATTATAATATACTATTAATTGGGTTATTTCTTCTCCCATTAACACCCTTACTCGCTCAGCAAGCAACAACGATAACAGGTACGGTCAAAGACATGGATACCAACGAAACCTTAATCGGTGTAAATATCCTGGTAAAAGGAAAGGTTTCGGGAACCATTACGGATGTAAAAGGAAATTTTTCAATTACCGTGGGCTCCCCACCTCCTATTACTTTGATCTTTTCAATGGTGGGTTTTACCAGCCAGGAAATAACAATTACCTCTCCTAATCCCTCACCATTAGAGGTTATTTTATCAGAACAAACCTTTTTGGGACAAGAAGTAGTTGTTTCCGCCTCTAGAGTAGAAGAAAGTATTCTCCAATCACCAGTATCTATAGAGAAAATGGATATATTGGATATTAGAGAGGCTCCAGGGGATTCCTACTACAAGGGCATAGCCAATTTGAAGGGCGTGGATATAACAAGTTCCTCAATAAACTTCCAAATTTTAAATGCCAGGGGTTTTAACTCAACAGGAAATACCCGTTTTGTTCAACTAACGGATGGCATGGACACGCAGGCCCCTTCGTTAAACTTCCCTATTGGAAATCTGAATGGACCATCTGAGCTTGATGTAGAAAGTATTGAGTTTATACCTGGAGCCTCCTCGGCCCTTTATGGTCCTAATGCTTTCAATGGAATTTTGCTGGTAAATAGTAAAAACCCCTTTGATTATCAAGGCTTAAGTGCTTATTTCAAGCAAGGAATAAACCATATAAATACTAATCCTGAAGAACCTGGCTCACCCCAACCTATGTATGAAGGAGCCATCAGGTATGCCAAAGCATTCAATAATAAGTGGGCTTTCAAAATCAGCGCTTCAATGATGAAGGCGGTGGATTGGTACGGTACCAACAGCACCGACCTCAACTCCATTGCCCAAGGAGACTTACCATTCAACCCAGGAGCAAATCAAGTCCACACTTTTGGAGACGAGGTTTCCAATAATATTGGTCTACTAAGAAATGTGAGTGCCATTCAAGAACAAGCAAATTTGCTTGGAATAGGCACTTATATTGGTAGCATTCCTGATCAGGTGGTATCAAGGACTGGTTATCCTGAAAAAACACTGGTAGATTATGGGGCACGTAATTATAAGTTAAATGGAGCTTTGCATTACCGTATCTCTGACAATGCGGAAATATTTTACTCCTTAAACTACGGTTCAGGTACTTCTATTTATACCGGGGCCCAAAGATACTCCCTTAATGAATTTTTTATCACCCAGCACAAATTAGAATTAAAAGGTGATAACTATTTTGTCCGTAGCTACACGACTAGAGACAATTCAGGTAAGTCTTATATCTCAGATTTAAATGGAATTTTAATCAATGATACCTGGAAGGACAATTCTACCTGGTATGGAGAATATACCCTAAACTACCTAGGCGCATTGGCCAATCAACAAGTTGTTCCGGGCCAGCTTGGTACCACAGCACAACAGGCAGCAGCGCACCAATTTGCGAGACAACAGGCAGATCAGGGCAGGTACCTTCCCGGAAGTGCTGAATTCAACAATACAGCTGCGGATATTAGTGGAGATTTTATCCCTAGTGGTTCATTGTTTTATGATCGTTCCAGAATGTACCTAACGGAAGGTCAGTATGATTTCAAAAATGAGATAGACTTTTTAGATCTCCAAGTTGGGGCAGCTTACAGGGTTTATGATTTAAGATCCAATGGAACCATATTTGCTGATTATGAAGGCAATGACATCACCATTTCAGAAATCGGTAGTTATGCACAAGCCTCCAAACGTCTATTGCAAGAAAAGTTAAGACTAATGGGTTCTTTAAGGTACGATAAGAATGAAAATTTTGATGGACAGTTTAGCCCAAGAATGGCGGCAGTGTTCACAGAGAAAAATCATAATTTCAGGTTGTCTTATCAAACTGGGTTTAGAATGCCTTCAACCCAAGCTCAGCACATTGACCTCAATGTAATATCTGCCCGACTAATTTCTGGTTTACCCTACTATAGAGACAAATACAAAATATATGAGAATGGATATTCATTGGCGTCTGTCCAAGAATATACTGCTGCTGTAGCTCAAGGAGCCAGTCCGGTTGGAGCATCTGCAACAGGGCTTTTAGAGCCAGTGACTTCACTTCCTGCCCTAAGTCCTGAAAAGGTTAAAGCCATAGAAATTGGCTATAAGGGATTGCTAACGGATAACAGGCTTCTAATTGACTTCGCCTATTACTACAATAGATATAATAATTTCATTTCCCAAACGGCCATACGAAAAGCTCCGGGACCAGTATACCCAGGTGCTGACCCTAGCTCAGATGAAGGAGCCATAAATGCCATCAATGCACCTTCCCTTCTGACACCTGTGACCACACCAGGACAAGAAAACACCTTTCAGTCCTACACCAATATTGTGGACAGAGAGGTTCGTGCCCATGGCTTGGTTCTTGGAGTTAATTATAATCTTCCAAGCAATTATACTATCAGTAGCAATTACAACTACAACAAGTTACTAACAGAATTTGAGGCGGGATACTTGTCAGAATTTAATACCCCGGAACATAAGGTCAACATAGTATTTGGGAACAGAAAATTAACTGATAAACTAGGGTTTAATCTTGCCTACAGATACCAAACTTCATTTAGATGGGAATCAAGCTTCGCTAGAGGTACAGTTCCTGAAGTCCATAATTTGGATGCACAGGTCTCCTACAAAGTTAAAAGCATGAAGTCAATTCTTAAGTTAGGTGGATCAAATGTTCTTAACAATAGGTATTTTCTAAATTTTGGAGGACCTACTACCGGAGCCATATTTTACCTGTCCATTACATTTGATGAATTGCTAAACTAA
- a CDS encoding SGNH/GDSL hydrolase family protein — MKRYQTFITFLALGLLLSCQYEFPEPDLLTPDSGQADFTKMVTIGSSITAGVMDAALYNRSQQNSFAVILANQMKEVGGGVFNVPEIDAEVGDLILTPTGGGLGRLILTVNRNTGSILPSPIIPGNPITPFTGDKSSINNFGINGLSLAGALLPASGDLQNPTHPLFNPYYARFASNPGMSTPIEDAAAALADGGTFFVFWLGKNDVLPYALTGGAIPELLTSDQDFSQRYQAALGTMLQANTEAKGALGNIPNINELPYFSTVTWDALPLPEALANIANAVYSDYNAGLDNLVTAGMLSEAERDLRKINFIPGQNGFIIEDKTLTDFNGNGLPSIRQSNINDKVALTTGQVLGQIIGNDPNMIVGVTVPVGDQYILLPSEQELMTEKINAFNQIIATAVSSNSDRLVLVDAKNLMDNINQGLVNANSVAVTNSISPPNGAFSTDGVHPNARGSAVLANHFIQSINDKWGSSIPMTNPNSFMGNDLPR, encoded by the coding sequence ATGAAACGATATCAAACGTTTATTACATTTTTGGCCCTTGGTTTACTCCTTTCCTGCCAATATGAATTCCCAGAACCTGATTTATTAACTCCGGATTCCGGGCAAGCCGACTTCACTAAAATGGTCACCATTGGAAGTTCAATTACTGCGGGTGTTATGGATGCGGCTTTATACAATCGATCGCAACAAAACTCTTTTGCCGTCATTTTAGCCAATCAAATGAAAGAAGTTGGCGGAGGTGTTTTTAACGTGCCTGAAATTGATGCTGAGGTGGGTGACTTGATCCTCACTCCTACAGGAGGAGGTTTGGGCCGCTTAATACTAACTGTAAACAGAAATACCGGCAGTATTTTACCTTCACCAATAATTCCCGGTAATCCCATTACTCCATTTACCGGAGATAAATCTTCAATCAATAATTTTGGAATAAATGGGCTTTCATTGGCCGGAGCACTATTACCGGCATCTGGGGATCTACAAAACCCCACCCACCCTTTATTCAACCCCTATTATGCTAGATTTGCCAGTAATCCTGGGATGTCAACACCTATAGAAGATGCTGCGGCGGCCTTGGCAGATGGAGGAACATTCTTCGTTTTTTGGCTAGGTAAAAACGATGTTTTACCCTATGCTTTGACAGGTGGTGCCATTCCGGAATTATTAACAAGCGATCAGGATTTTTCACAGCGCTATCAGGCGGCCTTGGGAACCATGCTTCAAGCCAATACGGAAGCCAAAGGGGCTCTTGGAAACATCCCTAACATCAATGAACTCCCTTACTTTAGCACCGTTACATGGGATGCCCTTCCATTGCCAGAAGCATTGGCAAACATCGCTAATGCCGTCTATAGTGATTATAATGCAGGCTTAGATAATCTTGTAACTGCAGGTATGCTTAGTGAAGCCGAAAGAGACCTTAGAAAAATAAATTTTATCCCCGGGCAAAACGGTTTTATTATTGAAGATAAAACTTTAACTGATTTTAATGGAAATGGTTTACCATCAATCAGGCAAAGCAATATAAACGACAAAGTTGCCTTAACAACAGGTCAGGTCTTAGGACAAATAATTGGAAATGATCCAAATATGATCGTAGGTGTTACCGTTCCTGTAGGTGACCAATACATTTTGCTTCCCTCCGAACAAGAATTGATGACTGAAAAAATTAACGCTTTCAATCAAATAATCGCCACAGCTGTTTCTTCAAATTCCGACAGATTGGTTTTGGTAGATGCAAAAAACCTAATGGACAATATCAACCAAGGTTTGGTCAATGCAAATAGTGTTGCTGTTACCAATTCTATTTCACCACCAAATGGAGCTTTTTCAACCGATGGAGTTCATCCTAATGCAAGAGGGAGTGCGGTTTTGGCCAACCACTTTATCCAATCCATTAACGACAAGTGGGGAAGTTCAATACCTATGACAAACCCAAATTCATTTATGGGCAACGACCTACCCCGATAA
- a CDS encoding nucleotidyltransferase family protein, producing the protein METATIILAAGNSSRLGEPKQLINFNGVSLLQRISSIALNTTLGPVIVVKGQQKYPLSPHPRLQAVVNLEWEKGMGNSLKLGLKTLMDDFQVEQVLVLLSDQPMVNEELIHVLLDSKAKGKRPIAAAFYQNSPGVPAIFDKSVFKMIVDMPDKQGAKKILLSNPGLVSLVKFDAGKIDIDTPEDLLALQQSNWEHFQ; encoded by the coding sequence ATGGAAACAGCTACCATTATACTAGCTGCAGGAAACTCAAGTAGATTAGGAGAACCAAAGCAGCTAATCAATTTCAATGGAGTAAGTCTTTTGCAAAGGATTTCAAGCATTGCATTGAACACTACCTTAGGTCCTGTAATAGTAGTTAAAGGGCAACAGAAATACCCCCTTAGCCCTCACCCAAGGCTACAGGCGGTAGTCAATTTGGAATGGGAAAAAGGTATGGGTAATTCCTTGAAGTTAGGTTTAAAAACTCTTATGGATGATTTTCAAGTAGAGCAGGTTTTGGTACTATTATCAGATCAGCCAATGGTAAATGAAGAATTAATCCATGTTTTACTGGATTCAAAAGCCAAAGGTAAGCGGCCAATTGCCGCCGCCTTTTACCAGAATTCACCAGGCGTACCTGCTATCTTTGACAAGTCTGTTTTCAAGATGATAGTGGATATGCCTGACAAACAAGGTGCAAAAAAGATACTTCTTTCCAATCCGGGTTTGGTATCTCTGGTGAAATTTGATGCAGGTAAAATAGACATAGACACACCCGAAGATTTGCTCGCCTTACAACAATCAAACTGGGAGCATTTTCAATAA
- a CDS encoding glucosamine-6-phosphate deaminase — protein MKIYNRKDPSEMGKLAGDHAAEAILDAIQNKGEANIILATGTSQFETIQTILSHDIDWSKVTMFHLDEYLGLPVTHPASFRKYLKERFLDKVKGLKAYHLIDGEQDPMEETNRLNELISQSPIDVAMVGIGENGHLAFNDPPADFETTTPYLVVDLDVACRQQQFGEGWFLTLEDVPKKAISMSIQQIMKSNKIICSVPDERKAKAVKACLENEVSPEFPASILQQHADCGIYLDEAAASLLDATITVH, from the coding sequence ATGAAGATTTATAATCGAAAAGACCCATCTGAAATGGGCAAATTAGCAGGAGATCATGCTGCTGAGGCAATTTTGGATGCGATCCAAAATAAAGGTGAAGCCAATATTATTTTGGCCACCGGAACAAGTCAATTTGAGACGATTCAAACAATATTGTCCCATGATATTGACTGGAGTAAGGTTACAATGTTTCATTTGGATGAATACCTTGGATTGCCTGTTACCCATCCTGCGAGCTTCAGGAAATATTTAAAAGAAAGGTTTTTGGATAAGGTCAAAGGATTGAAAGCTTATCACTTAATTGATGGAGAGCAGGATCCTATGGAAGAAACCAATCGATTGAATGAGCTTATTAGCCAATCACCTATAGATGTGGCAATGGTAGGAATCGGGGAAAATGGACACCTTGCTTTTAATGATCCTCCAGCTGACTTTGAAACCACCACTCCTTATCTTGTTGTGGACTTAGATGTAGCTTGCCGTCAACAACAATTTGGTGAAGGTTGGTTTCTAACTTTGGAAGATGTTCCAAAAAAGGCCATAAGCATGTCTATTCAACAGATAATGAAGTCTAATAAAATCATTTGTTCTGTTCCAGATGAAAGAAAAGCAAAGGCCGTTAAAGCATGCCTTGAAAATGAAGTTAGTCCTGAATTTCCAGCAAGTATTTTACAACAACACGCAGATTGTGGAATATACCTTGATGAGGCTGCTGCATCACTTTTAGATGCAACCATTACTGTCCACTAG
- a CDS encoding acyltransferase family protein, with product MTNPPITQIDSEKRSKDTSSSPPSKRLLSIDALRGFDMLLIAGAGSFLVQLKGKTGISAVDWVAGQFYHPAWNGFSFYDFIFPLFLFIAGVSLTFSLNKGRSLGMTKATLYKKTFSRMIILILLGILFKNSPVPFFEPSQIRLGSVLGRIGIATFVATIIYLNFDFYKRIGVAAIILLLYYAALFLIPVPGYGAGDLSIEGNLVGWFDRTFLPGILKQEIYDELGLLTQIPALCLTVFGTLAGEILSRAWLDSKKIKYLTIAGITGVILGLIWDLHFPINKHLWSSSFIMLTSGLGFLSLLLFYVIIDVWKIRKWAFFFQVIGLNSLTIYFAFSFIDFRFTSKKLFSGLYAPLAEEWHSVYQAFGALMLVWVFLYILYRLKIFVKV from the coding sequence ATGACAAACCCACCCATCACTCAAATTGATTCAGAAAAACGGTCTAAGGATACATCTTCATCTCCGCCTTCTAAAAGACTTCTCTCAATAGATGCATTAAGAGGGTTTGACATGTTACTTATCGCAGGAGCAGGATCATTTTTAGTACAATTAAAAGGAAAAACTGGTATTTCCGCTGTAGATTGGGTTGCCGGTCAATTTTACCATCCTGCATGGAATGGTTTTTCTTTTTACGATTTTATTTTCCCTTTATTCTTATTTATTGCAGGAGTTTCGTTAACGTTTTCATTAAACAAGGGAAGGTCCTTGGGCATGACCAAGGCCACCTTATACAAGAAAACATTTTCGAGAATGATAATACTTATTCTTTTAGGTATTTTGTTTAAGAATTCACCAGTCCCATTCTTTGAACCTTCACAAATTAGACTGGGAAGTGTTTTGGGAAGAATAGGTATTGCCACCTTTGTCGCCACAATTATTTATTTAAATTTCGACTTTTACAAAAGAATTGGAGTAGCTGCCATAATTCTTTTGCTTTATTATGCAGCCTTATTCCTTATCCCTGTTCCAGGATATGGAGCAGGAGATTTAAGTATTGAAGGAAACTTAGTAGGTTGGTTTGATAGAACTTTCTTACCCGGCATCCTTAAACAAGAGATCTATGATGAACTTGGATTGTTAACACAAATACCAGCATTGTGTCTTACTGTTTTTGGTACTTTGGCAGGAGAAATTTTATCCAGGGCTTGGCTGGACTCCAAGAAAATTAAATATTTAACCATTGCAGGAATCACGGGGGTTATTTTAGGTTTGATTTGGGACTTACATTTCCCTATAAACAAACACCTATGGAGCAGTTCTTTTATAATGTTAACAAGCGGCTTGGGTTTTCTTTCTTTGCTATTATTCTATGTAATTATAGATGTATGGAAAATAAGAAAATGGGCTTTCTTCTTTCAAGTTATAGGGCTAAACTCATTAACCATCTATTTTGCCTTCAGTTTTATCGATTTCAGGTTCACTAGCAAAAAATTATTTTCAGGTTTATATGCGCCACTAGCTGAAGAATGGCATTCTGTTTATCAAGCATTCGGTGCCCTTATGTTGGTATGGGTGTTTCTATACATCCTTTACCGTTTGAAAATCTTCGTCAAAGTATAA
- a CDS encoding GAF domain-containing protein → MTTTSNLSQRILQANNAEWQLWLEECLSAFDCVTGTLHVLNKETGLLELKAQVGIPDFLLPKMSTIPVGKGMAGIAAERMEAVQVCNLQTDDSGVVRPGAKDTKVEGAITAPMILEEELFGTLGIAKKEPYEFNEEETIALMDIAAALAQKAKA, encoded by the coding sequence ATGACTACTACTTCCAATCTATCTCAAAGGATTCTTCAAGCCAATAATGCAGAATGGCAGCTTTGGCTTGAAGAATGCCTGTCGGCATTTGACTGTGTTACAGGGACCCTGCACGTGTTAAATAAAGAAACTGGACTTTTAGAACTTAAGGCTCAGGTGGGTATTCCAGATTTCCTTTTACCTAAAATGAGTACTATACCTGTTGGGAAGGGAATGGCTGGTATTGCTGCTGAAAGAATGGAAGCTGTGCAAGTTTGTAATTTGCAAACAGATGACTCAGGTGTAGTTAGACCCGGAGCTAAGGATACAAAGGTGGAAGGTGCGATTACCGCGCCTATGATTTTAGAGGAGGAATTATTTGGTACATTGGGTATTGCCAAAAAAGAACCTTATGAATTTAATGAAGAAGAAACCATTGCTTTGATGGATATAGCTGCCGCTTTGGCTCAAAAGGCAAAAGCCTAA
- a CDS encoding 16S rRNA (uracil(1498)-N(3))-methyltransferase yields the protein MQLFFEEEINGEVFTLDAQESNHLCKVLRKNIGDTVLFTNGKGSLFTCIIEDNNPKKCKLKIVEQLFTPVEKSHIHLAIAPTKNMDRMEWMLEKMTEVGFDEITFLKTAHIERSNIKLDRLHKKLVSACKQSFKTWLPVLNPITDYEKFITDASFHSHERFIAYVDKDNDTHLIKQASPNQSYLVLIGPEGDFSPNEISAAINNGFKPCSLGKHRLRTETAGLVAVHTLNLLNLEQ from the coding sequence ATGCAGCTTTTTTTTGAAGAGGAGATCAATGGGGAAGTATTTACTTTGGACGCTCAGGAGTCCAACCATTTATGTAAAGTTTTAAGAAAAAACATCGGGGACACCGTGCTGTTCACAAATGGAAAAGGGTCCTTGTTTACTTGTATTATTGAGGACAACAATCCAAAAAAATGTAAACTTAAAATCGTAGAACAACTTTTCACCCCGGTAGAAAAGTCACATATTCATTTGGCTATTGCGCCGACTAAGAACATGGATCGCATGGAGTGGATGCTAGAAAAAATGACGGAAGTTGGATTCGATGAAATCACATTTCTGAAAACGGCACATATCGAAAGATCAAATATCAAACTTGATAGACTGCATAAAAAATTGGTGTCTGCATGTAAGCAAAGTTTTAAAACCTGGTTGCCTGTTCTTAATCCAATTACCGACTACGAAAAGTTCATTACCGATGCCTCCTTTCATTCACATGAACGCTTTATTGCTTATGTAGACAAAGACAATGACACCCACTTGATCAAGCAAGCTTCACCAAATCAATCTTACCTTGTATTGATCGGGCCTGAGGGTGATTTCAGCCCAAATGAGATATCTGCAGCCATTAACAATGGATTTAAACCCTGTTCCCTTGGCAAGCATCGTTTAAGAACAGAAACTGCAGGTCTTGTGGCTGTTCATACTTTGAACCTATTGAATCTGGAGCAGTAA